The DNA segment TCTAAAGCCTGATTCATCCTTATCATGTAGGTTTACAAATTACCACACGTTTCCTTACCACGGAGGAAATGTTAGGAGGGCTACTGACTTTAAATGCTAAAACTTTAAAAACATAATTACTTTTGAGAGAAGTTGAATAATTTGTTTCAAAATGTACAATGAATAATAGTCACAAAGGAAATTGATGTTGAAGCTGTAAAGCATAAATAAGTGTCATGATTGTTGCAGATGCAACTCTCACATTCAATGTTGAAGTATGCCTATTGATAAAGAACTATATACATACATGATAATATGCATCTAAACGTGTTCTTGTACTACCACAAAGTATTGAATCTTCATCATGAATTTTACTGATATGTATATTTAAGATTTTAAGGCATTGCTTACGTTGTTGTACATGTTAATTTGTAGGTCATTTTGTTTTCTTAGTTTGTTCTGCGTTACCATCTTCAGTGTTCAATTACCCATCCATATTAGCATACCCCATATTAGTATACTTATAACTCGCGTGTACGCTATTTAGATTCAAAACCAGCAATCTCTCCAAGCTCTTCCACTTCTTTGGCTAGCACTTTTACTTTATCCACCATCTCCATCAGTAAAAACAAGATACTCGCCATAGCAAGAGCTTCGACATTTTCAGTTGCTTGTAACTCTGAAGTCGACAGTATGGTCAATTCTAGTTTGAACGAATGTAATTCCGGAATTTTTATGACTTTTTCTTGACCCCTTCTCATTTTCAGTATACTTTCTCCTAGTTCTCGCATGGTAAGGCCAAGTGACAGCCCTACGTTTTTGCATGTTTCTTTAATAGGCTGTTGTAGCGTTGTTGACGCCTAATAACAGAAAAGGAACATTATATCACTTAagttgttatttatttattaatatcaTGATGTTAAGTTTGGTAAAGAGCAGTAGTGACACCTGTAACGGTGACGTAATGCATGCATGTAGTGGCAAAATGATAGAAGCAAGCTCTCTGAGTTGCTCTCCTATCTTTAGATACTTCTCCCAGGGATAAGAAAATCCAAATTTTCCATGCCACGGTTCCCACCATGCGAAATTTGCCTAAAGTAAAACATAAAATTCAATATATCTTCAAAAAGtttaaaagagtaaaatgccaaaatcgtAGGTTTGGGCACTTCTGCCTGTTACATCCAAATTatcatttttgttgtcatttccaTCCAAATCACTAGCTCAGTTAGAATGTATCGTTaactcagggacgattttggcaattttgTTAACTCagagaaaaaataaaaaaatagaaaaataaatgtgtaaattgccaaaatcgtccccgAGTTAACGAAATTGCAAAAATCGTCACTGAGTTAACGATACATTTTAACTGAGTTTGTGATTTGGATGgaaatggcaacaaaaatgaaacTTGCTCAAGTGGATGTAACAAACAGTTacaaaaaattattattttggaTGTAACAGGCAAAAGTGCTCAAGCCTCAGGGACGgttttggcattttactcaattTAATGACACAACAAATGAAAGAAGGCTTATATGATACCAGCGACTCGTCATTTGACTTTGATTGCAATACTGATTTGCAACCACTGATGTTGATGCTCAGGTGGCGTTTATTTTCATCGACATTGAAATATGCTTCCATGCATTCTGCAATTCATCATTTAGATGTTTTTATCTTAGAATAATTTCCTAAAACTGTTACAAGTCAACAACTACCTTCAATGCAGCAAGCTAGTTTGTTGAATTTTGAGGATGTCAAGTTATGAAGTTCATCACTAGCCCACATGGGAAAAATGAATAAGTTGGTGATTATGCAGACAGCAACACCCATACCAATTGCAATTAGACGTAGGCGGGCTACATCCAGTATTTTATCCGCACGCACACCAGATACTGCTACTAGATTGAAAGTGAGTATGAATATCATGATCCCGTAATCCCATCTCCTCTTTATGCTTGGAATCATTCGACAATATGTTGCCATAGCACctgtatattatatattattcTTTATTAACATTCTTGATCGTAGTTATATACTTATCTGTAACGAACCTTTTCAATATATTATACACTGTGTTTAATCTATTATTACCTAAAACAAAAACCGACATTCCAGAAACTGTTGTGTAACCGATCTTTCCAAAATCTTCTGCTAAAAATGCTACTAAACACCCCAGTGCACCTCCGAGTATGGTTCCAATTACACGAAGTAACCCTTTGCTTAATGTAGCACCTGTTGTTTATCATCATATAGTGTGTACTTGTAAGAGTTTAAAAGTTGATCACTTCACATGCTACTAAAGTTACAAAATAAATAAAGTTAAATGTGTTAGAACTGATGACAAACCTGCAAAGAAGTCGTAGATAAGCACAACGGTCATGATAGCCCACATGGAACTTTCACCGACGTGATTGAAAAGTGGATCAAGGAGATACAGAAGTGAAACCAAAATCAAAGCAGTTCCAACCTTGATACTATGAATAACTTTTTTTTCATGCTGTTCAAGATATTTGGCTATAGAATACCAAACATTAGAAACAAATAAGAGTTTGTTTTGCTTCTCGTGATTGCGAGAAGCTTCATTTTCGTTAGAAATATCTATTGTGGTGCTCATATTTTTTTCACTCTTCTCTTTGGGTCGAGTCACACTTCTTTATATAGGAATTGGTGGACATACATAAATAAATGGTAACAATGAAGTCTGGAAAAGCGCAAGTGCCAAGTGGACATTTGTCTCCTAACCGAAGATGAACAAAGGTAAATTAAGTTGTATATGCACTTATGAGTTACTTGATTAGTTGATTTATCAATGAACTGAGTGACACATGCTTGCTTTCTTTTTTACCATTTGAGATTGTGAACTGTCTATTTCCAACATGGTAGTGCAATTCATGTTAGTCCAATTTGCTACAATGTAGTCAAGGGTATACCTAATATTGATAAGATGATTGCATTATGTGCACCTTGCACATCCATCACCAATACCAAATAATTTTGTCTTCTTGTAAGTTCTCGCATGTTTAACTTCAGTAAAATATATGATTAATGCTCATAATTTAGTTGCCCTTGGTGAGTAACCAATTTTGTCTTCTTTTTACATTTGTTACAGTGGATTAATGTACTGTGAAAGAATGTCCATGCTTATGTTTTTTGTTCACGAATAATCACGATGAATTTTTATGGCATGTATCAACAGATAGTAAGTTAAGTTACTAGGAACCATTTTTTAGGGTATTACACTGGCAGTTGTCAAAGATGCTAACTGACATTCCCACATCAACAATATATTATTCATGAAGTGTCTTGACATTCATCTATACATGAAACGATTTCAAAATCGTTTTCAGGATTTATTCTTTCGTTCTACTAAATCTGCTATTATTTAAGTAGTTTATAGATGCTAATGTTTAGTTACATGCTAGACTAAATAGGAGGTAAAAGTTCAATATCTTACAGAGGTCATGGAATGAAAATATGTAACTAATACCTGATAGTGATGGATAAGAGGGAGAAGAAGAACCACTTGCTTAGAGTATTTGTTTAGGAATAAAAGAAGACAAAACTAAACCAAACCACCTTACATATTGGATATGAATGTATTATGTATGATTTCCCCTTTAAATTCCCATTTCCCATAGGTGTTCTAATACATTTGCTGTCCTATGAGGACAATGCAACTTCCTTTCGCTCTCTTGATGTGATTAGACATGCATTTGTGTGACCAACTATTAATATTTAAAAACAAGTGCTATTGTCGTACTCAAGAAACGGACCTGTTTTCATTGTAAAGTTACAGAAAAACATACTAAAAAAATGTAACACAAATTAGATTCGAGCGTCTACTTtttatttatacttgcatatccTCTAAAAATGACTTTTCGTATGCCCCATATATCATGACACGCGTCCAAGAAACCCATAGATCATGGTATACATTAGTTAGATTCGATTATCTTTTTTTATGCTCCTCTAACTTTATGGAATCTGCAGTTATCAGACTAGAAAGATGATAGGGGTCATGGTCACTTATCTTATAGCTATAGGATTTTTTTTTCTTACATGGCTATAGAGATATAACACACTGGAAAAAGGTTATTTAAATGATTTTATTTttctaaatcttcataaacgtgACCTGCGTGGGAATAGGGCAGAATTTAATTAATAACGGGATTAATAGCATTAACAAAATTAGACCCAATCTAGTGTTGCTGACATAAGGAGATATGGTGCCCAAAAGTTCCAGGTAATGGGAAACTCTGTTTTTCATATATTGTGGTTTACACCAAAAAACCGTACCTATCATGATGGTTTTCTGCACTAAGTGAAGAAGTGTGTCGCATCTGTCAGCGTCCCCATGTTATTTTATACCTTATCACACGCTCAATACCTTTATGGAAGAATTTGAAAAGATATCCATGCATGAATGATTTTCCCATTATTTATATTCAAATTTATCCTATTACTCTACTCAACTTTTAGTGAAATGCAAAAGCTTTTATTGCTTCATTGATAACATTGTTTCAACTTCTTCTTTATATTTCATGATAAAGTATGAATTCATTGGAATTTTGGACGGTTTATGTGTTTCAAGTCTCGGCCTTCGAAAATTGCTGCCATGCTTTCATATAATGTTGGTTGTCTCTTTTTGATCTTATTTAGTGTCATTCTCTTGTGATGATTGGCTGTACCATCTGTACTATCATGGTCACTTTTTGCACTGTGTCCCACCACATTCAAAAGATTTAAAGTGATGAATTAAGTATTGGATTTAATTATAAGCGTCCATTACTTGGTGaataaaccaaaaccaaatttGTGGTTTATTCTTTACCTAACCTGTCACAATCATTGTCATCCACGGCAGCCTCTTAAGAATGTCCAAATATCGATATATCTTTTTTGAAAGGTTGTAGGATACCTGATAAAAATTTAGTATATGATCCGTTATTGAGGGATTTATTTTGGTGATTTCGGTAGCTTTTGTTAATTAATTTAGTGTATTCATAAATGTTTAGTGGTGAAATGATTGTATCTGTAAATTTGGTGCAGCAAGTTGGAGGACATGGAGTCTGACTGAGTACCTAATGCATATGATCTCATAAAGAAGAAACCAAATACTCGAGTGTTCGGTAAAGTGCAATGACAGGTACAACCTATACTTTCATTTCAATTCATGACTATGCATCAACTAAGAACTGATCCGAATGGGGTCCCCTGATGACGACGATGTTTGGCTATTTCAGAACAAGGTTTAGGAGACAATGCTAGAAAATAGAGGCGACACTTGGGCGAGTTGGGTATCGTGTTAAAACGAGTGATTTTAAAAAGTAGTCAAACGGGTTGGGTCGGGTTGACCTagtaattattttattttttttaattctataATAACCTTTTTTTGTAAACAGATCTAAAATTAATCAGTGGATAGTAAGTTGCAGCATCAaaagtatgggtcaaaactattttTGTTTGATCCGTTGAATTCTATGATTACAGAATGGGTCAGCATATGCTAGATTATTTTGTAATTGCGCATTTTTTGTAACCTCATTTGGTACTCTTTAAGTGTTCTATAAAATTTAAAGAAAACTGACAACAAAATGTTAACAAGTCAATACtacctgacccgacccgacccgacccgacccgagccGAGCCACATTTTAAAACACTTTTTTGTTTTAGCCTATTTTTGCTGGTTTCAATAAGCCATTTCAGCCAAGTTAACAAAAACCTATCATAGATTGACCCAGTTCTTGCATAACCAGTCTCTTCTACCAAAAAAAGGTGAATTGTTTGCACGAGTAACGATTAACATGTGGTAGAAATCAAAAGAAagatgatttttttatttttatttttttatagcaACGGAGCTATGAAAGTATGAAATCCATTGACCCAAAGTTTGGTATCTGTCTAGTGTGGGCTCATATTGACTACTCTGATAGATTCTTTGAATCTAAATTCAAACAAAAAGTTGTTTGTAAAAGAAACAATCAATATAAAAacatagagttaaatgccattttagtccctgtggttagggccattttgccagtttagtccaaaggttttatttttcacctgtgggtcccaaaatgtttcaccgttgccattttagtccactgggttaacttcatccattttttctgttaacgagaaggccaattcggtcattttatatgtaattctgttaactagaagggcaattcgaccataCAAAACGACCGAATTaaccttctcgttaacagaaaaaatggttgaagttaacccagtggactaaaatggcaactgtgaaacctttttggactcataggtgaaaaatgaaacctttggactaaactggcaaaatgacccaaaccatagggactaaaatgacatttaactcaaaaaCACAAAGAGAGACAGATAGAGAAAACAATAACATATAATAAACTGATCTATATTGATTCTCTTATCATCTATAACAATATTACGAAAAGTATAAGGCTGGACGGTATGGGCTGTTCTCAGCCCCGGCGACGCCACGTCCCCATCGTCCCTCCACGCCGCCCCCCCTCCGTCCCGTCCACATATAGACGTTCGCGACGGAGTAAACAGGTGGGCCCCCTTCCTTTCTTCTCGACGACGCCCGGCACACCCCATCCCGCCCCCCGTCTTCATCCCCCTCTGTCACCATACCGTCAGCCTAAGTGGATTGAtattaaaaattacaaaaaagtACAAGTTTGAAGTTTGATCGGTCACTTAACCTATGGCTACGGTACCAATCAAAACTCCCGCCACCACCCCCAACAATAACAATTAGTTTATGCAATTGGTAGTGTGGCATAACCCACCTTATCTTTTTATCATGTCACAAAGTTAATATTGGAGACTCCACCATTTTTGCTGCTGCCGTATGATAGGAAAATGGGATCCTACCATTATCACTTGGGTTTTCGTCACGTTTTCAACCACTTTCTTTTTGTTTGGATCGTACTTTCATCTTTCCATTTATTATTACTTTTTTCCTCTAGGCAAGTTTAGggataatatttatatttttgaaacTGGGACATTCATCAACTTTAGGATATTGATTTTTGTATTGTTAGGGGTATTCTAGGTAATTTACCACGTAAAACCGAGTGTAAATGTTTCAATGACATTATTGTTGATAAAAAGTAAATCGTGAGAGGTTCCTATGTCTCTGAAATAGAATTTAAATATATAGAAACTAGGTTAtaatcccgtgtattacacgggttgaataaattaactttatatactaataataaaacaatatatctttaaaaaccttcttCATtgcacagattaaataaatgtaattttatatattaaataataaaaagttatatctataagaaccatattgtatggattgaataaatgtaatttatataccaaataataaaaaagattatatctttaaaaccatgtgtattacacgagttgaataaatgtaatatcgtttaccaaataataaaaaaaattatatctttaaaaaccctcgtgtattttagagaaaaatgctcggatagtccctgtgttttactcatttttcacctttagtctctAACTTTTTTAAATTACaactatagtccccaacttttgcaatttcgttctcGGATAATCCCTGACACGGATGAGGGTTAACTTTTagtgttaagtgggtgtgaaatgaccaaaacacccttactaataaataaaacataaaaatataattaattatttaaaaccctaccccacccccacccccatccCATTTCTTTTCCAACCACTGTTCTTCTTCTTTCCCAACCAGGGTTTTACCCCCAAAAACCATCGTCTTCTTCAACCAATTCATCTTATTCCAAACAAAACACTCCCCACATCACTAACCTACAACCCAGCTCAACACTTTCTTTACAAAATCACCCCCCGCATCACAAATTGATGTTCACTGGTTTACCCGTCACTCAATCCCACTTCCCCCAATtgacacaaaacccacaaatcttTCCCACTTCCaccatattttatattttatgctGATAACTAATAATGTGATTAAAATGCGTAATAACAAAAACCCACCGACAGAACTGGCTATTATA comes from the Helianthus annuus cultivar XRQ/B chromosome 4, HanXRQr2.0-SUNRISE, whole genome shotgun sequence genome and includes:
- the LOC110937413 gene encoding aluminum-activated malate transporter 14; the encoded protein is MSTTIDISNENEASRNHEKQNKLLFVSNVWYSIAKYLEQHEKKVIHSIKVGTALILVSLLYLLDPLFNHVGESSMWAIMTVVLIYDFFAGATLSKGLLRVIGTILGGALGCLVAFLAEDFGKIGYTTVSGMSVFVLGAMATYCRMIPSIKRRWDYGIMIFILTFNLVAVSGVRADKILDVARLRLIAIGMGVAVCIITNLFIFPMWASDELHNLTSSKFNKLACCIEECMEAYFNVDENKRHLSINISGCKSVLQSKSNDESLANFAWWEPWHGKFGFSYPWEKYLKIGEQLRELASIILPLHACITSPLQASTTLQQPIKETCKNVGLSLGLTMRELGESILKMRRGQEKVIKIPELHSFKLELTILSTSELQATENVEALAMASILFLLMEMVDKVKVLAKEVEELGEIAGFESK